In one Planctomycetota bacterium genomic region, the following are encoded:
- a CDS encoding dCTP deaminase, giving the protein MILSGHEIRRQLGTNIKIEPFVESRLNPNSYNLTLHNELLVYEELTLDMRRANRVRRLSIPPEGLELDPNRLYLARTVERTETHGYVPMIEGRSSIGRLGLFVHVTAGFGDVGFCGFWTLEMFAVQKVRVYAGVAICQIFYHQIEGDYAEYVSDKYQNNHDIQPSMLFKELNPNQPEDAQMRFGFGIERRIE; this is encoded by the coding sequence ATGATTCTTTCTGGCCATGAAATTCGCCGGCAGCTAGGGACGAATATCAAGATCGAGCCGTTCGTAGAGAGCCGGCTCAATCCGAACAGCTATAACCTGACACTGCACAACGAGCTGTTGGTGTACGAGGAGCTGACGCTCGACATGCGGCGGGCCAACCGCGTGCGGCGGCTCAGCATTCCGCCCGAGGGGCTGGAACTCGATCCCAATCGGCTGTACCTGGCGCGGACTGTCGAACGGACCGAGACGCACGGCTATGTGCCGATGATCGAGGGACGCTCGTCGATCGGCCGGTTGGGGCTGTTTGTCCACGTGACGGCGGGCTTTGGCGACGTGGGCTTCTGCGGCTTCTGGACGCTCGAGATGTTCGCCGTGCAAAAGGTGCGCGTCTACGCCGGCGTGGCGATCTGTCAGATCTTCTATCACCAGATCGAAGGGGACTACGCCGAATACGTCAGCGATAAGTACCAGAACAACCACGACATCCAGCCGAGCATGTTGTTCAAGGAACTGAATCCGAACCAGCCGGAGGATGCTCAGATGAGATTCGGCTTCGGCATCGAACGCCGGATCGAGTGA
- a CDS encoding AAA family ATPase produces the protein MSQSYSSPGMPFRSGDSDLTRSLLRSPGSTLPGMSEKVLPPAQAAAKDASLDELLDRVRSQIHRGPNDKDGGPAGADGSGVEFIPIEPQTFRESQLQEGFVEGLVMKFLLSCGAASGREASDQAKLPFLLIDELLRQMKTDQLVVHRGSAPAGDYVYQLTDLGRERARRLSEHCTYFGAAPVSLRDYIASVTAQSLVRQKPTQEDLKRAFHDLQLSEAIYRRIGPAVNSGRGMFLFGAPGNGKSSIAERVTRAFGDFIWIPRSVIVDGEIMRLFDPSNHEAAPNTTPTGLVDNQHIDRRWIRIRRPTIIAGGELTMQMLEVTFNTSTGISEAPLQMKSNCGTLVIDDFGRQRMPVDELLNRWIVPLEKRYDYLNMPNGKKIQVPFDQLIIFSTNLQPRDLVDDAFLRRIPYKIDVCDPTEEEFRLLFQDMAPKLGFEFDAAALDYLIDAHYRPIKRPYRCCQPRDLLMQVRNFCQYMRIPLEMKGEYFDRAVESYFAVM, from the coding sequence ATGTCGCAGTCGTATTCCTCTCCCGGCATGCCGTTTCGCAGCGGCGATTCGGACCTGACGCGCAGCCTGCTGCGCAGCCCGGGTAGCACGCTGCCGGGGATGAGCGAAAAGGTTTTGCCGCCGGCCCAGGCCGCCGCCAAGGACGCCTCGCTCGACGAGTTGCTGGACCGAGTACGAAGCCAGATTCACCGCGGGCCCAATGACAAGGACGGTGGTCCGGCCGGCGCCGACGGCTCGGGCGTCGAGTTTATTCCAATCGAGCCCCAGACATTTCGTGAATCCCAACTGCAAGAGGGCTTCGTCGAAGGGCTGGTGATGAAGTTCCTGCTGTCCTGTGGGGCGGCCTCGGGACGCGAGGCTTCGGATCAGGCCAAGTTGCCGTTCTTGCTGATCGACGAACTGTTGCGACAGATGAAGACCGACCAGTTGGTGGTTCATCGCGGCAGCGCGCCGGCCGGCGACTACGTTTACCAACTCACTGACTTGGGACGCGAGCGGGCACGCCGGCTGTCGGAACATTGTACCTATTTCGGCGCGGCGCCGGTGTCGTTGCGCGATTACATTGCCAGCGTCACGGCCCAGTCGCTGGTGCGGCAAAAACCGACCCAGGAAGACCTGAAGCGAGCCTTTCACGACTTACAACTGAGCGAAGCGATCTACCGCCGCATCGGTCCGGCCGTGAACTCGGGGCGCGGCATGTTCCTATTCGGCGCGCCGGGCAACGGCAAAAGCAGCATCGCCGAGCGCGTGACCCGGGCGTTTGGCGATTTTATCTGGATTCCCCGTTCGGTGATCGTCGACGGCGAGATCATGCGCCTGTTTGACCCCAGCAACCACGAGGCGGCGCCCAACACCACGCCCACGGGACTGGTCGACAACCAGCACATCGATCGGCGCTGGATTCGCATTCGCCGCCCCACGATCATCGCTGGCGGCGAGCTGACCATGCAGATGCTGGAAGTGACGTTCAACACCTCGACCGGCATCAGCGAAGCGCCGCTGCAGATGAAGAGCAATTGCGGCACCCTGGTGATCGACGACTTTGGCCGGCAACGAATGCCGGTCGACGAGTTGCTGAACCGCTGGATCGTGCCGCTGGAAAAGCGATACGACTATCTGAACATGCCGAACGGCAAGAAGATTCAGGTGCCGTTCGATCAGTTGATCATCTTCTCGACCAACCTGCAGCCGCGCGATCTGGTGGACGACGCGTTCTTGCGCCGCATTCCTTACAAGATCGATGTGTGCGATCCGACCGAAGAGGAATTCCGCCTGCTGTTCCAGGACATGGCGCCGAAGCTGGGCTTCGAGTTCGACGCCGCGGCGCTCGACTACCTGATCGACGCGCACTATCGGCCGATCAAGCGACCTTATCGCTGTTGCCAGCCGCGCGACTTGCTGATGCAAGTCCGCAACTTCTGCCAGTACATGCGGATCCCCCTGGAGATGAAGGGGGAGTATTTCGACCGCGCCGTCGAGAGCTACTTCGCGGTGATGTAA